In the Streptomyces sp. SJL17-4 genome, CGTGACGCGGGTGCTGCGCGAGACGGAGTTCCTGTCGCGGACGAACCGCATCAGGCCGGCGGTGGCCTGACCGCGGGAACGGAAGAGGGGGCGCCACCGGCGCCCCCTCTTCCTCATGTCCGCGGCTCAGGCGCGTTCATGTCCGCGGCTCAGGCGCGCGGTCGGCCCATCGCCCGGTACGTCCAGCCGGCCGCTCGCCAGCGCTCGGAGTCCAGCGCGTTGCGGCCGTCCAGGATCACCCGTGAGGAGGCGACCTCGGCGAGCGCCGCCGGGTCCAGCTCGCGGAACTCGCGCCACTCCGTCAGGTGCAGCACCACGTCCGCGCCTCGCACCGCGTCGAGGGCGGACTCCGCGTAGCCGAGGGTCGGGAAGAGGCGGCGGGCGTTGTCCATGCCCTTCGGGTCGTAGACGGTGACCTGGCCGCCCTGGAGGTGTATCTGACCGGCCACGTTCAGCGCGGGGGAGTCGCGGACGTCGTCCGAGTCCGGCTTGAAGGTGGCGCCGAGGACGGCGACCCGGCGGCCCAGGAAGGTGCTGCCGCCGAGGGCCTCGCGCGCCATCTCGACCATCTGGCCGCGGCGCCGCATGTTGATCGAGTCGATCTCGCGGAGGAAGGTCAGCGCCTGGTCGGCGCCCAGTTCGCCCGCGCGGGCCATGAAGGCCCGGATGTCCTTGGGCAGGCAGCCGCCGCCGAAGCCGATGCCGGCGCGCAGGAACTTGGACCCGATCCGGTCGTCGTGGCCGATGGCCTCCGCCAGCTTGGCGACGTCGCCGCCGGCGGCCTCGCAGACCTCGGCCATCGCGTTGATGAAGGAGATCTTGGTGGCGAGGAAGGAGTTGGCGGACGTCTTCACCAGCTCGGCGGTCGGGAAGTCGGTCACCACGAAGGGCGAGCCGTCGCCGACCGGCTTGGCGTACACCTCGCGCAGCAGCTTCTCCGCCCGCTCGCCTTGCACGCCGACGACGATCCGGTCCGGGTGCAGGGTGTCGTTCACGGCGAAGCCCTCGCGCAGGAACTCCGGGTTCCAGGCCAGCTCGACGCCCTGCGGGAGCACGTCCGCGAGCCGCTCGGCCGAGCCGACGGGGACGGTCGACTTGCCGACGACCAGGGCCCCTTCGCGTACGACCCCGGCGAGGGAGGCGAAGGCGGCGTCCACGTAGCTCATGTCACAGGCGTACTCGCCGTGCTTCTGCGGGGTGTTCACACAGATGAAGTGCACGTCGCCGAAGGCGCCGACCTCCTCCCAGGAGGTGGTGAACCGCAGCCGGCCGCTCGAACCCTCGATGCCGACGACGTGCTTCGCGAGGAGTTCCTCGAGGCCCGGCTCGTACATCGGGACCCGGCCGGAGGACAGCAGCTCGATCTTCTCGGGGACGACGTCGAGCCCCAGGACCTCGAAGCCCAGTTCCGCCATGGCCGCGGCGTGGGTGGCGCCGAGGTAGCCGGTGCCGATCACGGTGATCTTGAGGGCCATGCGGGTCTCCAGTGAACGTCGGGCGGAATGCCTGCCCGAGCATAGTCGTGCTCTGGTCCGGGGCCGGGTCACGCCCTACGCTTTGGGTTACTTAACGGTAGTTAGCAGCGTGGGAGTGAGTAAGAGTGTCAGGTTCGTCTGATTTCGACCTGTATCGGCCCTCCGAGGAGCACGACATGCTCCGGGAGTCGGTGCGTGCGCTCGCGGAGGCGAAGATCGTGCCGTTCGCCGCGGCGGTGGACGAGGAGGGCCGGTTCCCGCAGGAGGCCCTGGACGCGCTGGTCGCCAACGACCTGCACGCCGTGCACGTCCCGGAGACCTACGGCGGCGCCGGCGCGGACGCCCTCGCCACGGTCATCGTGATCGAGGAGGTCGCCCGTGCGTGCGGCAGCTCCTCGCTGATCCCGGCGGTCAACAAGCTGGGCTCCCTCCCGGTGATCCTGTCCGGCTCGGAGGAGCTCAAGCACAAGTACCTCGGCCCGCTGGCCAAGGGCGACGCGATGTTCTCCTACGCCCTGTCCGAGCCCGACGCGGGCTCGGACGCGGCCGGCATGAAGACCCGCGCCGTGCGCGACGGGGACTTCTGGGTCCTCAACGGCGTCAAGCGGTGGATCACCAACGCCGGCGTCTCCGAGTACTACACCGTGATGGCCGTCACCGACCCGGAGAAGCGCTCCAAGGGCATCTCCGCCTTCGTCGTGGAGAAGTCCGACGAGGGCGTCTCCTTCGGCGCCCCGGAGAAGAAGCTCGGCATCAAGGGCTCCCCCACCCGCGAGGTCTACCTCGACAACGTCCGCATCCCCGCCGACCGCATGATCGGCGCCGAGGGCACCGGCTTCGCCACCGCCATGAAGACCCTCGACCACACCCGCATCACCATCGCCGCCCAGGCCATCGGCATCGCCCAGGGCGCCCTCGACTACGCCAAGGGCTACGTCACCGAGCGCAAGCAGTTCGGCAAGCCCATCGCCGACTTCCAGGGCGTCCAGTTCATGCTCGCCGACATGGCCATGAAGCTCGAAGCCGCCCGCCAGCTCACCTACGCCGCCGCGGCGAAGAGCGAGCGCGTCTCCGCCGGAGGCGACAAGGAGGACCTCACCTTCTTCGGCGCCGCGGCCAAGTGCTTCGCCTCCGACGTCGCCATGGAGGTCACCACCGACGCCGTCCAGCTCCTCGGCGGCTACGGCTACACCCGCGACTACCCCGTCGAGCGCATGATGCGCGACGCCAAGATCACCCAGATCTACGAAGGCACCAACCAGGTCCAGCGCATCGTCATGGCCCGCAACCTCCCGTAAGAGGTACGCGAAGGGCGCCCCCCGCACAGCAGGAAGGGCGCCCTTTCCCGTCGTACGGGCGACGGGGTCACTTCGACTCGACGGTGACCTTCTCGTCGTTCCGGATCTGCTCGACCATCTGCTTCACCTTCGCCATGTCCCACTTGTAGGAGTTCTGCGGAGCCGGGCCCGCGAGCGGCATGTTCATGGACTTGCCGTCGCCGCCGCTGATGCCCTTCATGGCGAAGAACATCTTCCCGAGGTCGTACAGCGACATGTCCTTGTCGACGATCAGCGTGTCCAGACCGGCGCCGAGCGTCGGGTAGAGCGTGAACGGGTTGAGGATCGTGCCCGGCGTCGCCGCCTGGTTGGCGAGGGCGGCGAGGAACTTCTGCTGGTTCTTCGTCCGCGCGAAGTCCGACTCGGCGAAGGCGTACCGGGTACGGACGAAGGCGAGGGCCTGCTCACCGTTGAGGGTCTGCTCACCGGCCTGGAAGTCCGCCCCGGACTTCTTGTCCTTGAAGCCCTTCTCGATGTTGAGGTCGACACCGCCGAGCGCGTCCACGATGTTCGCGAAGCCGGCGAAGCCGATCTCGGCGTAGTGGTCGATGCGCAGACCGGTGTTGAACTCGACGGTCCGCACGAGCAGCTCGGGGCCGTCCATCGCGTACGCGGCGTTCAGCTTGGCGCCGCCACGCGCCGGGTACGACTTGCCGGACTCCGAGCCGACGAAGCTCGGGATGGTCACCCAGGAGTCACGGGGGAGCGAGACCATCGTGTCCCCGCTGGAGCAGGCCGCGAGGATCATCATCGAGTCGGTCCGCTTGCCCGCGGCGGAGCCGGTGTGGAGCTTCTTCTTCTCCTCGGCGGACATGCCCTCACGGCTGTCGGAACCGACGATCAGATACGTCGTGCAGTCGCCCTCGGCGGGACGCTCGATGACCTTGGAGAGATCGACCTCGTTGCGCATCTGCGAGCTGGCCCAGGCGTAGGTGCCGATGCCCCAGGCGAGGACGCCGACGACCAGGACGATCGAGCCGACCTTGATGCGCTTGCGCCAGTTCGGCGCGGGGCGGCCGGGGCCGCCGGCGCCGGGGCCCGGCGCGTACTGCGGGGGCACGGTGCCGCGCCCGCCGCCCTGAGGACCGCCGCCCTGCGGGCCGCCGTAGACCTGACCCGAGCTGTAACCGGAGTCGTAACCGGAACCCTGGGCCTGGGTGAAGTTCGGGTTGTACCCCTGGTCGTGCCGAGGCGGCTGCTGCGGAACCTGCGGGCGCTGCACATGGCTCATCCGGCGAGGTCCCTCGGGCTGGGAGTTCGCGTTGCCACGGCCGTAGCCGCCGTCTTCGGGCCAGTCATTCATGCGGACCAGTGTGCCGGGCATGCCATGACGGGCGACAGGCCGGGTGGAAGAACGGACCGGGGCTGTTGCCAAGCTGATGCAAAGCGGACCGAACGGCGACGGCCGAGGGACCCGGCATATGGTGGAGGGCATGACAGATCAGGGCGATATCCCGGGCAAGCCCACCTCCGCCTCCCGCACCACCCTCAGCCACATCATGACCAGCCACGACACCAACCTCCTCGGTACGGTGCACGGCGGCGTGATCATGAAGCTGGTGGACGACGCGGCCGGCGCCGTCGCGGGCCGGCACTCGGGCGGACCGGCGGTCACCGCCTCGATGGACGAGATGGTCTTCCTGGAGCCGGTACGGGTCGGTGACCTGGTGCATGTGAAGGCCCAGGTGAACTGGACCGGCCGGTCGTCGATGGAGGTCGGCGTACGGGTCCTGGCGGAGCGCTGGAACGAGTCCACGCCCGCGACCCAGGTCGGCTCCGCGTACCTGGTCTTCGCCGCGGTCGACGCGGACGGCAAGCCGCGCCCGGTCCCCCAGGTCCTCCCGGAAACGGAACAGGACAAGCGCCGCAACCAGGAAGCCCAGATCCGCCGCACCCACCGCCTGGCCCGCCGCCAAGCGATCAAGGAACTCCGCGAACGCCGCGCAGCAGAAGGCTACGAGGACTGAGCCCGGAACCGGCCGGGGGCCCTACGGACACACCACCCGGTCCCCGGTAACCGCCTCGAACGGCCCCGCCCTCCCCGCCTCCTCCGCCCGTACCGCCGTCACGCCCTTGTAGTCCGCCCCCACCGTCACCCGCAGCGTCCCGCCC is a window encoding:
- a CDS encoding UDP-glucose/GDP-mannose dehydrogenase family protein, whose protein sequence is MALKITVIGTGYLGATHAAAMAELGFEVLGLDVVPEKIELLSSGRVPMYEPGLEELLAKHVVGIEGSSGRLRFTTSWEEVGAFGDVHFICVNTPQKHGEYACDMSYVDAAFASLAGVVREGALVVGKSTVPVGSAERLADVLPQGVELAWNPEFLREGFAVNDTLHPDRIVVGVQGERAEKLLREVYAKPVGDGSPFVVTDFPTAELVKTSANSFLATKISFINAMAEVCEAAGGDVAKLAEAIGHDDRIGSKFLRAGIGFGGGCLPKDIRAFMARAGELGADQALTFLREIDSINMRRRGQMVEMAREALGGSTFLGRRVAVLGATFKPDSDDVRDSPALNVAGQIHLQGGQVTVYDPKGMDNARRLFPTLGYAESALDAVRGADVVLHLTEWREFRELDPAALAEVASSRVILDGRNALDSERWRAAGWTYRAMGRPRA
- a CDS encoding acyl-CoA dehydrogenase family protein; this encodes MSGSSDFDLYRPSEEHDMLRESVRALAEAKIVPFAAAVDEEGRFPQEALDALVANDLHAVHVPETYGGAGADALATVIVIEEVARACGSSSLIPAVNKLGSLPVILSGSEELKHKYLGPLAKGDAMFSYALSEPDAGSDAAGMKTRAVRDGDFWVLNGVKRWITNAGVSEYYTVMAVTDPEKRSKGISAFVVEKSDEGVSFGAPEKKLGIKGSPTREVYLDNVRIPADRMIGAEGTGFATAMKTLDHTRITIAAQAIGIAQGALDYAKGYVTERKQFGKPIADFQGVQFMLADMAMKLEAARQLTYAAAAKSERVSAGGDKEDLTFFGAAAKCFASDVAMEVTTDAVQLLGGYGYTRDYPVERMMRDAKITQIYEGTNQVQRIVMARNLP
- a CDS encoding LCP family protein, with protein sequence MNDWPEDGGYGRGNANSQPEGPRRMSHVQRPQVPQQPPRHDQGYNPNFTQAQGSGYDSGYSSGQVYGGPQGGGPQGGGRGTVPPQYAPGPGAGGPGRPAPNWRKRIKVGSIVLVVGVLAWGIGTYAWASSQMRNEVDLSKVIERPAEGDCTTYLIVGSDSREGMSAEEKKKLHTGSAAGKRTDSMMILAACSSGDTMVSLPRDSWVTIPSFVGSESGKSYPARGGAKLNAAYAMDGPELLVRTVEFNTGLRIDHYAEIGFAGFANIVDALGGVDLNIEKGFKDKKSGADFQAGEQTLNGEQALAFVRTRYAFAESDFARTKNQQKFLAALANQAATPGTILNPFTLYPTLGAGLDTLIVDKDMSLYDLGKMFFAMKGISGGDGKSMNMPLAGPAPQNSYKWDMAKVKQMVEQIRNDEKVTVESK
- a CDS encoding acyl-CoA thioesterase, which codes for MTDQGDIPGKPTSASRTTLSHIMTSHDTNLLGTVHGGVIMKLVDDAAGAVAGRHSGGPAVTASMDEMVFLEPVRVGDLVHVKAQVNWTGRSSMEVGVRVLAERWNESTPATQVGSAYLVFAAVDADGKPRPVPQVLPETEQDKRRNQEAQIRRTHRLARRQAIKELRERRAAEGYED